In Chitinibacter sp. SCUT-21, a single genomic region encodes these proteins:
- the atpE gene encoding F0F1 ATP synthase subunit C produces the protein MAAPEVIASVQGMTVIAAAIIIGLAAIGTALGFAILGGKFLESSARQPEMIPVLQTKLFIIAGLLDAISMIGVGVAMLYTFNNPFLAALTAAH, from the coding sequence ATGGCTGCACCTGAAGTAATTGCTTCCGTACAAGGCATGACTGTAATCGCTGCTGCGATCATCATTGGTCTGGCTGCGATCGGCACTGCACTCGGTTTCGCGATTCTCGGCGGTAAATTCCTCGAGTCTTCTGCTCGTCAACCAGAAATGATCCCAGTTTTGCAAACTAAACTGTTCATTATTGCTGGTCTGTTGGACGCGATCTCTATGATCGGCGTTGGTGTTGCAATGCTTTACACCTTCAACAACCCATTCCTTGCTGCCCTGACTGCTGCTCACTAA